In Spinacia oleracea cultivar Varoflay chromosome 5, BTI_SOV_V1, whole genome shotgun sequence, a single window of DNA contains:
- the LOC110788083 gene encoding uncharacterized protein produces the protein MTDIFTAASNGDLKRIKEMGKHFNDKFGEQTAKEVLGAKDSSGRTILHIAASGGRTPICKYLVETIKFDVNGKDLKGYTPLHNAVLEGHYMTSSFLLDHGAHPNMTSHDGSTPLHYAAEKGRKDQVKLLISKGAEVDAPSYSKGTPLRCAAAHGMKDVVKILLDHKANPNSDSHPILTPLIVAILANSVDCVRLLLKNGADPNLGLHGEKPLTVAVSEGNLEVIKCLLKAGADPNATNFYDLTPIEIAAMDGNLAVVTALFDVTACVPNIPIWSCQGILEYINSQEAKNQRGLKVETKFLEAKENGAQAFKTNDYITAIYWYTEAIRIKPKDATVFSNRSLCWSRMNEGDLALTDADYCIGLRPDWAKGYYRAGVARKMLKDYKNAAAAFGNACKYDPFNKELQDAYSEALADLQAPPMDDFSRLFADCVLNTGLK, from the exons ATGACTGACATCTTCACAGCAGCTTCTAATGGAGACCTTAAACGCATCAAAG AAATGGGAAAACATTTTAATGATAAGTTTGGAGAACAGACGGCGAAAGAAGTCTTGGGAGCAAAAGACTCGAGCGGGCGTACAATTCTACACATTGCTGCTTCCGGGGGTCGAACTCCAATCTGCAAATACCTAGTTGAGACTATCAAATTTGATGTTAATGGCAAAGATTTAAAGG GTTACACCCCTCTGCATAATGCGGTTTTGGAAGGGCATTACATGACTTCTTCTTTTCTACTGGATCATGGTGCACATCCTAATATGACAAGCCATGATGGATCAACTCCATTGCACTATGCTGCTGAAAAAG GAAGAAAAGACCAGGTGAAACTGTTAATATCAAAAGGTGCTGAAGTTGATGCGCCATCGTATTCTAAAGGCACGCCATTGCGATGTGCCGCTGCACATGGCATGAAAGATGTTGTTAAGATTTTGCTTGATCATAAAGCTAAT CCAAATTCTGATAGTCATCCCATATTGACCCCGTTGATAGTTGCCATCCTAGCGAATTCTGTTGATTGCGTAAGGCTACTGCTGAAG AATGGTGCTGACCCAAATCTTGGTTTACATGGAGAAAAACCTTTGACTGTGGCTGTATCTGAAGGCAATTTAGAGGTTATCAAATGTTTGCTTAAAGCTGGAGCTGATCCTAATGCTACTAATTTT TATGATCTTACACCAATTGAAATTGCGGCTATGGATGGTAATCTTGCAGTTGTAACCGCCCTCTTTGATGTTACTGCTTGTGTTCCTAATATCCCGATCTGGAGCTGTCAAGGAATACTCGAGTATATCAACTCTCAGGAAGCTAAAAATCAG CGGGGACTCAAAGTTGAAACAAAATTCTTAGAAGCAAAAGAAAATGGAGCACAAGCCTTCAAAACAAATGATTACATTACTGCAATTTACTGGTATACAgag GCTATAAGGATAAAGCCAAAAGATGCGACAGTGTTCTCCAACAGGAGTCTCTGCTGGTCGCGCATGAACGAGGGCGATCTTGCACTGACGGATGCAGATTACTGTATTGGTTTGAGACCAGATTGGGCTAAGGGATATTACCGGGCAGGAGTAGCCCGGAAGATGCTGAAG GACTATAAAAATGCAGCAGCAGCATTTGGGAATGCGTGCAAGTATGATCCTTTCAATAAGGAGCTCCAAGATGCTTACAG TGAGGCGTTGGCGGACTTACAAGCACCACCGATGGATGATTTCAGCCGGCTCTTTGCTGATTGTGTTTTGAACACTGGATTAAAGTGA
- the LOC110788103 gene encoding uncharacterized protein, whose product MAVGRQIAGRIMDGNPRKITGCWYTKDIDSVVHHDWGMSPDSVYHQGAVHLLVDDKILKSSGKVIRRTDMMFTRIVSFDCASETFTLGDLPKFKMESVYDCGLEQRFLCVFGESLALLDTSGKGNNIWVMEKQGGSKVIWTKRYQISCGVPDISPTFVDGAEDGMLLYEFLCRDLRCYNIEKNELKGFLNLSYGFCMSFMDSFVESLVLSRKLHVQTLTMFS is encoded by the exons ATGGCCGTCGGAAGACAAATTGCCGGGAGAATTATGGACGGAAATCCTCGCAAGATTACCG GTTGTTGGTATACTAAGGATATTGATAGTGTTGTGCACCATGATTGGGGTATGAGCCCAGATAGTGTATATCACCAAGGGGCAGTTCACTTGTTGGTTGATGATAAAATTCTGAAATCGTCTGGTAAGGTAATTAGACGAACCGATATGATGTTTACTCGTATTGTTTCGTTTGATTGTGCTAGTGAGACATTTACACTTGGAGATTTACCTAAATTTAAAATGGAAAGTGTTTATGATTGTGGGTTGGAACAGAGGTTTCTTTGTGTTTTTGGTGAATCATTAGCACTATTGGATACTTCTGGTAAAGGAAACAATATATGGGTGATGGAAAAGCAAGGTGGGAGTAAAGTTATCTGGACAAAGCGGTATCAAATATCGTGTGGAGTTCCGGATATTAGTCCAACTTTTGTGGATGGTGCAGAGGATGGTATGCTGTTATATGAGTTCTTATGCAGGGATCTTCGTTGCTATAACATTGAAAAGAATGAGTTGAAGGGATTTTTGAATTTGTCATATGGTTTTTGTATGTCATTCATGGATTCGTTTGTGGAAAGCTTGGTGTTATCTAGGAAATTGCATGTCCAAACTTTGACAATGTTTAGTTAG
- the LOC110788102 gene encoding uncharacterized protein, with amino-acid sequence MFYKLMAWVRDQIDGVKSIKMRQLMIEVVGIAMVVMMLWKALIWYTDCEFPMNVVLSGSMEPGFKRGDILLSNNRKDNPIRVGEIVLYKIGNHKIPIVHRVIEVHNKRIEDTGGRGYEGVVKILTKGDNNQVDDRGLYGGQHWLQRHHIIGRVQLLVPYIGWFPIIFFEYPMMRCLFLVVFIVLYLKSFINENGKV; translated from the coding sequence ATGTTTTACAAATTAATGGCGTGGGTTCGAGATCAAATCGACGGTGTAAAATCAATTAAGATGAGACAACTCATGATAGAAGTTGTCGGTATTGCCATGGTGGTGATGATGTTATGGAAGGCGTTGATATGGTACACTGATTGTGAATTTCCGATGAATGTTGTCCTTTCAGGAAGCATGGAACCTGGTTTCAAGAGAGGAGACATATTATTGTCAAACAACAGAAAAGATAATCCTATTCGTGTTGGGGAAATAGTTTTGTATAAGATTGGTAATCATAAAATTCCAATTGTACATCGAGTTATTGAGGTTCATAATAAACGAATAGAAGATACCGGTGGTCGAGGATATGAAGGAGTTGTTAAAATACTTACTAAAGGTGACAACAATCAAGTAGATGATCGAGGTTTGTATGGCGGTCAACATTGGCTTCAACGACACCATATCATTGGTAGAGTTCAACTATTAGTACCATATATTGGATGGTTTCCTATCATCTTCTTTGAATACCCAATGATGAGGTGTCTATTCTTGGTTGTTTTCATAGTTTTGTATTTAAAAAGTTTTATCAATGAGAATGGCAAGGTTTGA